The following are encoded in a window of Phycisphaerae bacterium genomic DNA:
- a CDS encoding cytochrome c3 family protein → MRIGRWTLLALWAIGGGDLLSAGEQPRSSAAGRQTVVGSPHDLSVGGPGRIHAMEEEQVCIFCHTPHNATGQRPLWNRHMPPTHYRIYESSTTDARIDQPSGPSKMCLSCHDGSLAIGLLAGRPDDIVVMSRRTMALGRGNLSLDLSDDHPIGFRYDRALAGRDHQLHDPGVISRELPLGKHGEMHCTTCHDPHNNHLGNFLRITKVRSAICLSCHDRDGWGVASHATSRAVIRGRAVDMRERLPFASVAENACGNCHKIHSAGGRERLLRFANLEDNCLNCHNGSVASTNIESEICKPSAHNAPLLFDCHDPVEDPLTMSRHVTCADCHNPHAAAYDFISRPGATAPEPINNRMRYVSGVNILGRPVNEAMREYEVCFKCHADNPSRPQNAVITRDIHQTNTRLEFQPTNPSFHPVAAPRNNHDVVSLTSPWRVGSLTKCTDCHNSDAGSALSLNRRAGPHGSIYRPLLIANYSTRDYTVESVIAYALCYRCHERTSVLNNESFPLHSRHVVNGRSPCSACHDAHGISRTQGSSRNHSSLINFDRSIVQPASGGLGARIEYEDRGTYRGSCTLTCHGVVHVRFEYAR, encoded by the coding sequence ATGAGAATCGGGCGATGGACATTACTGGCTCTCTGGGCGATCGGCGGCGGCGACCTTCTGTCTGCGGGCGAGCAACCCAGGAGCAGCGCCGCCGGCCGTCAGACCGTTGTAGGGTCTCCGCATGACCTCAGTGTCGGCGGTCCGGGCAGGATTCACGCAATGGAAGAAGAGCAGGTCTGTATCTTCTGCCATACCCCGCACAACGCCACCGGGCAGCGTCCGCTGTGGAATCGCCACATGCCTCCCACGCATTACCGGATCTATGAGAGTTCAACCACAGACGCCCGCATCGACCAGCCCAGCGGTCCGTCGAAGATGTGCCTGAGTTGCCATGATGGCTCGCTGGCGATCGGCCTGCTCGCCGGCCGGCCGGATGACATCGTGGTGATGAGCCGGCGCACCATGGCTCTTGGCCGCGGCAACCTGTCGCTGGATCTGTCGGATGACCACCCGATCGGTTTTCGTTACGACCGCGCTCTGGCGGGCCGCGACCACCAGCTTCATGATCCCGGCGTGATCTCGCGGGAACTCCCGCTTGGCAAGCACGGCGAGATGCACTGCACCACCTGCCATGATCCTCACAACAACCATCTGGGCAACTTCCTGCGGATCACCAAAGTCCGATCGGCCATTTGCCTGTCGTGCCACGACAGGGACGGCTGGGGCGTGGCCAGTCACGCCACCAGCCGGGCCGTCATCCGCGGCCGGGCCGTCGACATGAGAGAGCGTCTGCCCTTTGCATCCGTGGCGGAAAACGCCTGCGGCAATTGTCACAAGATTCATTCGGCCGGAGGTCGCGAGCGATTGCTCCGTTTCGCGAACCTGGAAGACAACTGTCTCAATTGCCATAATGGCAGTGTCGCGAGCACCAACATTGAAAGTGAAATCTGCAAGCCGAGCGCTCACAATGCGCCCCTGCTCTTCGACTGCCATGATCCGGTCGAGGATCCGCTGACCATGAGCCGGCACGTCACTTGCGCAGACTGTCATAATCCGCATGCGGCCGCCTATGATTTCATCAGCCGGCCGGGTGCCACGGCACCGGAGCCGATCAACAACAGAATGCGATACGTCTCGGGAGTGAACATCCTGGGCAGGCCGGTGAACGAAGCGATGAGGGAATACGAGGTCTGCTTCAAGTGTCACGCCGACAACCCATCACGGCCGCAGAATGCGGTGATCACTCGCGACATCCATCAGACCAACACCCGGCTGGAGTTTCAGCCGACGAACCCGTCGTTCCATCCGGTCGCGGCGCCAAGGAACAATCACGACGTCGTCAGCCTGACAAGCCCCTGGCGCGTCGGATCGCTGACCAAATGCACCGACTGCCACAACTCCGACGCGGGATCAGCCCTTTCGTTGAACAGACGGGCGGGGCCCCATGGGTCGATCTACAGGCCGCTACTGATTGCGAACTACTCAACACGGGATTACACGGTCGAAAGTGTCATCGCCTATGCGCTGTGCTATCGATGTCATGAGCGGACCAGCGTTTTGAACAACGAGAGTTTTCCGCTGCACAGCCGTCACGTCGTCAACGGCCGGTCGCCCTGCTCCGCCTGCCACGACGCCCATGGCATTAGCCGGACGCAGGGCAGCAGCAGGAATCACAGCAGCCTGATCAATTTTGATCGCTCCATTGTGCAGCCCGCTTCCGGTGGGCTGGGAGCGAGAATCGAATACGAGGATCGCGGGACTTACCGCGGCAGTTGCACGCTAACCTGCCACGGCGTCGTTCACGTACGGTTTGAATACGCGAGGTAA
- a CDS encoding cytochrome c3 family protein, with protein sequence MRLLFTVLLLFLGISSGGAVDRPASPESRPDDAGGRVADLRRSLVGSKHDFTDVLGGAGTACSACHVPHMMAVRPASQPGGGVLTTQPATVEVYRIAGQRRVFAVDRYTPGPTSLVCLGCHDGTVATSTMGSGHALLAGVREGFAVPDEFVWRDHPVGVPYPSNRREYRAESMVTAEGKIPLPDGRVECISCHDPHNRSGVDKMLVMSNRRSALCLSCHIK encoded by the coding sequence ATGAGGCTCTTGTTCACGGTTTTGCTGCTATTCTTGGGAATATCGTCGGGCGGAGCCGTCGATCGGCCTGCTTCACCCGAATCGCGTCCGGACGATGCGGGCGGTCGTGTTGCCGACCTTCGCCGAAGCCTGGTGGGGAGTAAGCACGACTTCACCGACGTCCTGGGCGGCGCCGGTACGGCCTGCAGCGCCTGTCACGTCCCCCACATGATGGCCGTGCGTCCCGCGTCTCAACCTGGGGGCGGGGTGTTGACCACACAGCCGGCGACTGTGGAGGTCTATCGCATCGCCGGGCAGCGTCGCGTCTTTGCGGTGGACCGTTATACGCCGGGGCCGACAAGCCTGGTGTGCCTTGGCTGCCATGACGGCACCGTCGCGACCTCGACCATGGGGTCCGGCCATGCCTTGCTGGCGGGCGTCCGGGAGGGGTTTGCAGTCCCGGACGAATTCGTCTGGCGGGACCACCCCGTCGGAGTCCCTTATCCGAGCAATCGTCGTGAGTATCGAGCCGAATCGATGGTCACGGCCGAGGGCAAGATTCCGCTTCCGGACGGCCGGGTCGAGTGTATTTCGTGCCACGATCCTCACAACCGATCGGGCGTGGACAAGATGTTGGTGATGTCAAACCGCAGGAGCGCACTGTGCCTGTCCTGCCACATCAAGTGA
- a CDS encoding cytochrome c3 family protein gives MTVVVVVVALVTAEYYTARPDFCGSCHIMEPYYQSWTRDVHGSKLSVACVECHYAPGEQHTIRAKFRGLAQAAGYFSGRSGSGRLRTHVSDASCLTSECHGDRVYLNKALPVGEAGTETRLVSSRETEVARTPTVSFVHSKHLQVATRLDETTKALERTTARLKTALGENETYVALAREAASVASSPERDARIRERVRQTGSAAVEADALAWGRLERLKIRLRQLSGMTCAACHTYDASAKQHQAVDRQVCFTCHFSHEAFNKETAECLRCHEAPTRRIAVHGWTSSQPSAVMMDHQEIVRRNIDCSSCHADVVKGRGAVTIRECSQCHHQERYTAEFAERTIRQVEDYHRVHVAAQNARCADCHETIRHELAAPIMTASHEGFLQVVLENCQHCHPNHHHEQVQLLAGIGGRGPTLAMPNAMFGSRTNCRACHTQPGSDLKGASVITATASACVACHNESYGSTLDQWIHEIAVRLKECDNSLKQLDKRIEQARSQGRDVPPRVLELAAQVRANVQFLQLGNGIHNRNYALVLLDISEAGLRQAAGLLPEP, from the coding sequence GTGACCGTAGTCGTGGTCGTGGTGGCGCTGGTCACGGCCGAATACTACACCGCCAGACCCGATTTCTGCGGGTCCTGTCACATCATGGAGCCCTACTACCAATCCTGGACGCGCGACGTGCACGGCTCGAAGCTCAGCGTGGCGTGCGTTGAATGCCACTACGCCCCGGGTGAGCAGCATACGATTCGAGCCAAGTTCCGCGGCCTTGCGCAGGCGGCCGGCTACTTCAGCGGCCGATCCGGCTCCGGCCGGCTGCGCACTCACGTCAGCGACGCAAGCTGTCTGACTTCCGAATGTCACGGCGACCGCGTTTACCTGAACAAGGCTTTGCCTGTGGGTGAAGCCGGAACCGAGACGCGCCTCGTCAGCAGCCGGGAAACCGAGGTCGCACGCACGCCCACGGTCAGTTTTGTGCACAGTAAGCACTTGCAGGTGGCGACGCGGCTCGACGAGACGACCAAGGCCCTTGAACGGACAACTGCCAGGTTGAAGACGGCTCTCGGCGAAAACGAAACCTACGTCGCCCTCGCTCGTGAGGCGGCTTCCGTGGCTTCGTCGCCCGAGCGCGATGCGAGAATCCGCGAGAGGGTCAGGCAGACCGGATCTGCAGCCGTCGAGGCTGATGCCTTGGCGTGGGGACGCCTCGAGCGCCTCAAGATCCGCCTGAGACAGCTCAGCGGCATGACATGCGCCGCTTGCCACACTTACGATGCGTCGGCGAAACAACATCAAGCAGTTGATCGACAGGTGTGTTTCACCTGTCACTTCAGCCACGAGGCCTTCAACAAGGAAACCGCCGAGTGCCTGCGATGTCACGAGGCTCCGACGCGACGGATTGCTGTTCATGGGTGGACCAGCAGTCAACCCTCCGCCGTCATGATGGATCATCAGGAGATCGTCCGTCGCAACATCGACTGCTCGAGCTGTCACGCCGACGTCGTGAAGGGCCGGGGCGCGGTGACGATCCGTGAATGCTCGCAATGCCACCATCAGGAACGGTATACAGCGGAATTTGCCGAGCGGACCATCAGACAGGTGGAAGATTACCACCGCGTCCACGTGGCCGCCCAGAATGCCCGATGCGCTGACTGCCACGAAACGATCCGACACGAACTGGCGGCGCCGATCATGACGGCGTCGCACGAAGGATTCCTGCAAGTGGTACTCGAGAACTGTCAGCATTGTCATCCCAATCATCATCACGAGCAGGTGCAACTCCTGGCCGGCATCGGCGGCCGGGGACCGACCCTCGCCATGCCCAACGCGATGTTCGGATCGCGTACCAACTGCCGTGCCTGCCACACGCAGCCCGGTTCGGACCTCAAGGGGGCGAGCGTGATCACGGCAACGGCCTCCGCCTGTGTCGCCTGTCACAACGAATCATACGGCTCAACGCTGGATCAATGGATTCACGAAATCGCCGTCCGGCTGAAGGAGTGCGACAACTCGCTGAAGCAGCTCGACAAGCGGATCGAGCAGGCCCGATCCCAGGGGCGTGACGTCCCGCCTCGTGTCCTGGAATTGGCTGCACAGGTCCGGGCGAATGTGCAGTTTCTGCAGTTGGGCAATGGTATCCACAACCGGAACTATGCATTGGTCCTCCTGGACATCAGCGAGGCCGGTCTCCGGCAAGCCGCCGGGCTGCTGCCGGAGCCGTAA
- a CDS encoding cytochrome c3 family protein produces MRRRISRCCWTLPTWMLIFGAVGPASARTVFVASEIDEFRTPPGQTALLLPTAVAVDSAGTVFVADGANDRVVMFNPAGQFMAEIRKVGEESLSRPVGIKTDSAGRLWIADTGHGRLLVRGADGRLDRLITLPPAEGRPPADPTDVLPLAEDRGIWVVDNDGHRLLHLDREGHQLAIVGSRGETPGRFHYPFMIDCNRGQDLLVTDVINGRACVLDGKGHLIGIIGTYGIDMGQLYRPKGIACDSQDRVWISDNLLGVVQIFATDGRFIDVLRDSQGEPMRFVTPAGLAFDRQGRIYVVEVQPGRVRRLQISEKDEPGTVPTPSRPQFVPEQPQSCTVCHIEWLQPPGPASATALIKLSLNEAVEPAVSRPDMCLSCHDGSVADSRRLVWQEHGHRSGVEPPASMKVPADLPMVNGKISCRTCHCAHPSGETDDMATAVSLRRANSGNELCGACHVERTGRPSARVHPVEGVPWAIPEELIEPESRQGPDPRDLTCRVCHMAHGSREDHLLVPGADTGQLCVNCHAKMRPGLWRSDTPREHPQSPPLSDDVQRQAIVAMGGRLGADDTITCLSCHKMHDGVTDRYLLADTLTDSRLCTRCHPEQGRMADSAHDLRQSAPSERNRLGQTPAQSGPCGPCHSIHQYARRPDPQPADPSGTCTTCHQAGRCAEKVTRLPFGHPLELAADRATTSKLFTSLSTQPAGSRQLVCVTCHDPHRTDHGRFLVDQADRICGECHEGHVARLAGGHDFGNKPDLRNARDRGPSETGKCGFCHGIHGTMSPLLWSATGERPENPDEMCLACHADDAQSAAEAAPALRHPSGASTTGKVAWVDSCYPLYDDRCRQSPAGFVTCASCHDVHGDSRDDHALVRGDDPNKSPAACLACHENARAIESTMHSQEFMQRRFAAMDDDRSARFCAPCHVIHDDTSGPQTVDRFAGAVKELSSDMEPCLECHGAGGHSTLVRVTLHPVGGLRNVAASGQPGFLPLADNQGRLGQEGRVTCQTCHLPHGRAASGGLPPVDASTASEPERRGLKALLRPYVVPNLCSACHGSEGLARFLYYHHPEKRRLLQTNANGLSLDTFEPPSDPSVRR; encoded by the coding sequence TTGAGGCGACGCATATCTCGCTGTTGTTGGACGTTGCCGACCTGGATGCTGATCTTCGGGGCGGTTGGGCCGGCGTCGGCGCGGACCGTCTTCGTTGCAAGCGAGATCGACGAGTTCCGGACGCCGCCCGGCCAGACGGCTCTGCTGCTGCCCACCGCCGTGGCGGTGGACTCAGCCGGTACCGTGTTCGTAGCCGACGGGGCCAATGACCGCGTCGTTATGTTCAACCCCGCAGGGCAGTTCATGGCGGAGATTCGGAAGGTTGGCGAGGAGTCGTTGTCCCGGCCGGTAGGAATCAAGACCGACTCAGCGGGTCGATTATGGATCGCGGACACCGGCCATGGCCGCTTGCTCGTCAGGGGAGCCGATGGTCGCCTTGATCGACTGATCACCCTGCCCCCGGCGGAAGGCAGGCCTCCGGCAGACCCGACGGATGTGTTGCCGCTAGCCGAGGACAGAGGCATCTGGGTTGTGGACAACGACGGTCACCGGTTGCTGCACCTGGATCGCGAAGGCCATCAGCTAGCGATTGTGGGATCGCGAGGCGAGACGCCGGGTCGCTTTCACTACCCGTTCATGATCGACTGCAACCGGGGCCAGGATCTGCTGGTTACTGATGTGATCAATGGTCGAGCGTGCGTCCTGGACGGCAAAGGGCATCTGATCGGCATTATTGGTACCTACGGCATTGATATGGGCCAGTTGTACCGGCCTAAGGGCATTGCCTGCGACTCTCAGGACAGAGTCTGGATCAGTGACAACCTGCTCGGCGTCGTGCAGATCTTCGCGACCGACGGTCGCTTCATCGACGTTCTGCGCGATTCTCAAGGCGAGCCGATGCGCTTTGTCACTCCGGCAGGACTCGCGTTTGACCGGCAAGGCCGAATCTACGTCGTTGAAGTTCAACCCGGTCGGGTCAGGCGGCTTCAAATCAGCGAGAAGGACGAGCCTGGCACTGTACCGACGCCGTCGCGCCCCCAATTTGTGCCCGAGCAACCTCAGTCGTGCACGGTATGTCACATTGAGTGGCTGCAGCCGCCGGGGCCGGCGTCAGCCACGGCTCTGATCAAGCTCTCGCTGAATGAGGCTGTGGAGCCGGCTGTCAGCCGACCCGACATGTGCCTCTCGTGTCACGATGGGTCCGTCGCCGATTCGCGCCGCCTTGTCTGGCAGGAACACGGTCATCGGTCGGGAGTGGAGCCGCCGGCATCAATGAAGGTCCCGGCCGACCTTCCGATGGTCAACGGGAAGATCTCGTGCCGGACGTGTCATTGCGCCCACCCGTCCGGCGAGACGGATGACATGGCCACGGCCGTTTCCCTGCGAAGAGCCAACTCCGGCAACGAGCTGTGTGGTGCGTGCCATGTCGAAAGGACCGGCAGGCCAAGCGCTCGTGTTCATCCTGTGGAAGGCGTGCCGTGGGCCATTCCCGAGGAGCTGATCGAGCCCGAATCTCGCCAAGGGCCCGATCCGCGTGACCTCACATGTCGTGTCTGCCACATGGCCCACGGTTCGCGCGAGGATCATCTTCTTGTGCCGGGCGCCGACACCGGTCAGCTTTGTGTGAATTGTCATGCCAAAATGCGACCTGGTTTGTGGAGGAGCGACACTCCTCGCGAGCATCCACAATCGCCGCCGCTCTCGGACGACGTGCAGCGCCAGGCAATCGTCGCCATGGGGGGACGGCTTGGAGCAGACGACACAATCACCTGTCTGTCGTGCCACAAGATGCACGACGGCGTCACCGATCGGTACTTGCTCGCCGACACGCTGACCGACAGCCGCTTGTGTACCCGCTGTCACCCCGAGCAGGGACGGATGGCAGACTCGGCTCACGATCTTCGGCAGAGTGCCCCATCGGAGCGCAACCGGCTTGGTCAGACGCCTGCTCAAAGCGGGCCCTGTGGTCCCTGCCACAGCATCCATCAATATGCCCGACGCCCTGACCCTCAGCCGGCTGATCCTTCAGGTACCTGCACTACCTGTCACCAGGCGGGACGCTGCGCAGAGAAGGTCACGCGCCTTCCGTTCGGGCACCCGCTGGAGTTGGCTGCGGATCGCGCTACGACCAGCAAGCTGTTCACTTCATTGAGTACCCAACCAGCCGGTTCCCGCCAACTGGTCTGCGTGACCTGCCATGATCCGCATCGGACGGACCACGGCCGTTTTCTGGTCGATCAAGCCGATCGAATCTGCGGCGAGTGCCACGAAGGCCACGTTGCCAGGTTGGCCGGCGGCCATGACTTCGGGAACAAGCCGGATTTGAGGAATGCCCGCGACCGTGGACCTTCTGAGACCGGCAAGTGCGGCTTCTGCCACGGTATTCACGGCACGATGAGCCCGCTGCTCTGGTCGGCGACCGGTGAGCGCCCGGAGAATCCTGATGAGATGTGTCTGGCCTGTCACGCGGATGACGCACAATCGGCTGCTGAAGCCGCGCCTGCGCTTCGACATCCAAGCGGCGCATCGACCACAGGAAAGGTCGCTTGGGTCGATTCATGCTATCCTCTCTATGATGACCGGTGCAGGCAATCGCCGGCTGGTTTTGTGACCTGCGCCAGTTGCCACGATGTGCACGGCGATTCGCGTGACGACCATGCCTTGGTACGAGGCGACGATCCGAACAAGTCGCCCGCGGCATGTCTTGCATGCCACGAAAACGCCCGGGCCATCGAGAGCACCATGCACTCCCAGGAGTTCATGCAGCGTCGCTTCGCCGCTATGGACGACGATCGCTCGGCGCGATTCTGCGCTCCCTGCCACGTGATACATGACGACACGTCAGGCCCGCAAACGGTCGACCGATTCGCCGGGGCGGTCAAGGAGCTTTCGTCGGACATGGAGCCGTGTCTGGAATGCCACGGTGCGGGCGGTCACAGCACGCTTGTCCGCGTGACATTGCATCCCGTCGGCGGCCTGCGGAACGTGGCGGCAAGCGGACAACCGGGTTTCCTGCCTCTGGCAGACAACCAAGGACGCTTGGGACAAGAGGGCCGGGTCACCTGCCAGACCTGTCATCTGCCGCATGGCCGAGCGGCGTCGGGAGGTCTGCCGCCCGTCGATGCGTCTACGGCGAGTGAACCCGAGCGTCGCGGGCTGAAGGCGTTGCTGCGGCCTTACGTCGTCCCCAATCTGTGCAGCGCCTGTCATGGCAGTGAAGGGCTTGCCCGCTTCCTGTACTACCACCATCCGGAAAAGCGCCGGCTGCTCCAGACGAACGCGAATGGCCTCAGTCTCGATACCTTTGAACCTCCAAGCGATCCATCTGTTCGACGGTGA
- a CDS encoding thrombospondin type 3 repeat-containing protein, protein MASRKHPGSFLLKLCLTVLAGVLCTAQMCAVSGRDTDGDGVPDAADLCPTDPDKTAPKICGCGVPETDTDGDGAPDCIDQFPNDPNSIFEQDDCGCGG, encoded by the coding sequence GTGGCATCGAGAAAACACCCCGGCAGCTTTCTTCTGAAGCTCTGCCTCACCGTGCTTGCGGGTGTTTTGTGCACAGCACAGATGTGCGCAGTCAGTGGGCGCGACACCGACGGGGACGGCGTGCCAGACGCCGCAGACCTTTGTCCCACGGATCCGGACAAGACTGCCCCGAAGATTTGTGGCTGTGGTGTACCGGAAACCGATACCGACGGTGACGGAGCCCCGGACTGCATCGACCAGTTCCCGAATGACCCCAACAGCATCTTCGAACAAGACGATTGTGGGTGTGGCGGGTGA
- a CDS encoding cytochrome c3 family protein, producing MTGLPSVGTVLVAGLMAMIALAGCDPGIVWPPDDPPNNGDDIPAEYVGAITCAACHPAPGSLHARHGHSHALKVVEGIAPEYPATPGLGEAPNPPAGLDWSDISFVIGGSAKSALFVDTAGFLLTDGTAGTFTQYNLANPAALLPAGFVPFKPEQVAPHPFGEDCFRCHTTGPESLAMNGGRRQGNLPGIEGTWSQAGVQCEACHGPGSRHLLDPAAGKLTVDSSGGICATCHVNQDEPSEIAVEGKCILGRQQYAEFAASPHQGFSCTFCHNPHASILRDRENGLRNTCGNCHLDFDTASHEGNVFQWGDYVEAVRCESCHMPLVASNGSCRDVELPRGEIVSIGDTRSHLVHIDTSALDPTDILSADGTRVRLDEQGRAGVPVSCVCQRCHHGLGNAFTLTAAEAGEIGRRLHSTEMTEAVTAGRHRN from the coding sequence ATGACCGGTCTCCCTTCGGTTGGCACGGTGCTTGTCGCCGGTTTAATGGCGATGATTGCGCTTGCCGGGTGCGACCCGGGCATCGTCTGGCCCCCGGACGATCCCCCAAACAACGGCGACGATATTCCGGCGGAGTACGTCGGCGCCATAACCTGCGCGGCCTGTCACCCGGCTCCAGGGTCGCTCCATGCCCGACATGGTCACAGCCACGCCCTGAAGGTGGTCGAGGGCATCGCTCCCGAATACCCCGCTACGCCGGGCTTGGGCGAGGCTCCGAATCCGCCCGCGGGTCTCGACTGGTCCGATATCAGTTTCGTCATCGGCGGGTCCGCCAAGTCGGCCCTCTTCGTCGATACCGCGGGCTTCCTCCTGACGGACGGTACCGCAGGTACGTTCACACAATACAATCTGGCCAACCCCGCCGCTCTGTTGCCCGCGGGTTTCGTCCCATTCAAGCCGGAGCAGGTTGCGCCCCATCCTTTCGGCGAAGACTGTTTTCGATGCCATACTACCGGTCCCGAATCACTGGCCATGAACGGAGGCCGGCGGCAGGGCAACCTTCCGGGAATCGAAGGAACATGGTCGCAAGCCGGCGTGCAGTGCGAGGCCTGCCACGGGCCGGGCAGCCGTCATCTCCTGGACCCGGCCGCCGGGAAACTCACGGTGGACTCCAGCGGCGGCATCTGCGCGACGTGTCATGTGAACCAGGACGAGCCTTCCGAGATCGCGGTCGAAGGCAAATGCATCCTTGGCCGCCAGCAGTACGCGGAGTTTGCCGCCAGTCCCCACCAAGGCTTCTCCTGCACATTCTGCCACAACCCGCACGCCTCCATTCTGCGCGATCGGGAAAACGGATTGCGAAACACGTGCGGCAACTGCCACCTCGATTTCGACACGGCGTCCCATGAAGGCAACGTGTTCCAGTGGGGCGACTACGTTGAGGCCGTGCGATGCGAGAGTTGCCACATGCCGCTCGTGGCGAGCAATGGGTCGTGCCGCGACGTCGAGCTGCCGAGGGGCGAAATCGTCTCCATCGGCGATACGCGAAGTCACTTGGTGCATATCGATACGAGTGCCCTTGATCCGACGGATATACTTTCCGCTGACGGTACACGGGTCCGCTTGGATGAACAAGGCCGCGCGGGCGTGCCGGTGTCTTGCGTGTGCCAGCGATGCCATCACGGCCTGGGGAACGCATTCACGCTGACGGCGGCCGAGGCCGGCGAGATTGGCCGGCGTCTGCACAGCACAGAGATGACGGAAGCGGTTACTGCCGGACGGCATCGCAACTGA
- a CDS encoding low specificity L-threonine aldolase — MTKHENYRRYGDASPLPRRQFASDNYAPVCPEAWESMAAANRGHAPSYGEDAWTRKACDLIREAFETDCEVFFVFNGTAANSLTIATLCKPYHSVICQDMAHVETDECGAPEFFSSGSKVLHVPGRDGKLDPAGVEHTVKRRSDIHYPKPHALSITQATELGTVYSVEELCGLGDLARTLGLKIHMDGARLANALVSLAVSPKEITWKVGVDVLCLGATKNGGCLGEAVVFFDRSLADEFDYRCKQAGQLASKMRFLAAHWIGLLEHGTWLRHAENANRCARRLEEQLRRIPGVRIMFPCQANSVFVEMSPAMVEALHQRGWHFYTFIGCGGARLMCSWDTTDEDVDAFVADAREVAAQ; from the coding sequence GTGACCAAGCACGAGAACTACCGGCGTTACGGCGACGCATCTCCGCTACCGCGTCGCCAGTTCGCCAGTGACAACTATGCCCCTGTTTGCCCTGAGGCTTGGGAGTCGATGGCCGCGGCCAACCGAGGCCACGCCCCCTCGTATGGTGAGGACGCGTGGACGCGCAAGGCCTGCGATCTGATCCGCGAGGCCTTCGAAACCGATTGCGAGGTCTTTTTCGTGTTTAACGGTACGGCAGCCAACTCGCTGACCATCGCCACTCTCTGCAAGCCGTACCACAGCGTCATCTGCCAGGACATGGCCCACGTCGAGACCGACGAGTGCGGCGCGCCCGAGTTCTTCTCCAGCGGCAGCAAGGTGCTGCACGTCCCCGGCAGGGACGGAAAGCTCGATCCCGCCGGCGTCGAGCACACCGTCAAGCGGCGAAGCGACATCCACTATCCCAAGCCGCACGCTCTCAGCATCACCCAGGCCACCGAACTGGGTACGGTCTATTCGGTCGAGGAACTGTGCGGGCTCGGCGACTTGGCCCGAACATTGGGCCTGAAGATTCACATGGACGGAGCCCGTCTGGCCAATGCGCTCGTGAGCCTTGCGGTCAGCCCGAAGGAAATCACCTGGAAGGTCGGCGTGGACGTGCTTTGCCTGGGCGCCACCAAGAACGGCGGATGCTTGGGCGAAGCAGTGGTCTTCTTCGATCGCAGCCTTGCGGATGAGTTCGACTATCGGTGCAAGCAGGCCGGCCAGCTTGCCTCCAAGATGCGTTTTCTGGCAGCGCACTGGATTGGCCTGCTGGAACACGGGACTTGGCTGCGACATGCTGAAAATGCCAATCGCTGCGCCCGCCGCTTGGAGGAGCAGCTTCGGCGGATACCGGGCGTGCGCATTATGTTTCCCTGCCAGGCGAATTCCGTCTTCGTCGAGATGTCGCCTGCCATGGTCGAGGCGCTCCACCAACGCGGCTGGCATTTCTACACCTTCATCGGCTGCGGCGGCGCCCGCCTGATGTGTTCGTGGGACACAACGGATGAAGACGTCGACGCCTTCGTTGCCGACGCTCGCGAAGTCGCGGCACAGTAG